A genomic stretch from Helianthus annuus cultivar XRQ/B chromosome 1, HanXRQr2.0-SUNRISE, whole genome shotgun sequence includes:
- the LOC110882539 gene encoding sporozoite surface protein 2-like, whose translation MDPFNNPDSPNNPNNPNNPNNPTQPNVFSVPGYYPTLEPKQFSQYSSNAFASFQHSPNQFAQFSQNLQQMMMRGAYNFPPVQPQPIPTPPVQPQPIPTQPFQQSEPEDDVEIVPETQPPKGKGKRNKGKQVVGDQPSKPKATKWTPIEEEALAKAFISTSDHPTKGNNQSGEGFWSKVLAKFLVLMDQGPYRDVDSVSSKWQKMNSAINRFCEEYNKLYTSDRRSGWSDDDVFKKALDKYKQNNGNTNFPHVRAWMVVKDEPKLAPIPNEVALAKRQ comes from the exons AACAATCCGACCCAACCTAATGTTTTCTCGGTTCCGGGATATTATCCGACGCTAGAACCGAAACAATTCTCGCAATATTCATCAAATGCGTTTGCTTCATTCCAACACTCGCCAAACCAATTCGCTCAATTCTCCCAAAATCTTCAACAAATGATGATGCGGGGTGCTTATAATTTCCCACCCGTTCAACCTCAACCGATCCCCACACCACCCGTTCAACCTCAACCGATCCCGACCCAACCATTTCAACAATCCGAACCCGAAGACGATGTGGAGATTGTTCCCGAAACCCAACCGCCTAAAGGAAAAGGAAAACGAAACAAAGGCAAGCAAGTGGTGGGTGATCAACCGTCGAAACCGAAGGCGACTAAGTGGACACCAATCGAAGAAGAAGCCTTAGCCAAGGCTTTCATTAGCACTTCTGACCACCCGACAAAAG gTAATAACCAATCGGGTGAGGGGTTTTGGTCCAAGGTATTGGCGAAGTTTCTCGTCCTTATGGATCAAGGCCCGTATCGAGATGTCGACTCGGTCTCCTCAAAGTGGCAGAAAATGAACTCGGCCATCAATAGGTTTTGCGAGGAATATAATAAATTATATACAAGTGACCGTCGTAGCGGGTGGAGCGACGACGATGTGTTCAAAAAAGCGTTGGACAAGTATAAGCAAAACAATGGTAATACCAACTTTCCTCACGTTCGCGCGTGGATGGTTGTAAAAGACGAACCAAAATTGGCGCCTATTCCTAACGAGGTGGCGCTGGCGAAACGCCAATAA